GTATTTGAACTATGATTCATACTTAATATTCAAACCTCGTGGCCggactcaaaaaaaaattcaaagaaagagttatattatttataaatcgaaagattttttattctttcaaacTCTCATTTAGTTTATGCTTATTTTGATCAAAGGACaaacctttcttttctttgtatttttttttattatatctatTCTATTGATTGAATAAGTGATGATCCAATGGTTCTTACTCAAAGAATCTTTGGACTTAGTTTGAAGGTTTTATTGAATCATCGCGGTTCTGGTATGAATCTGAAGTTTCAATTGATTCATAGGGTCTTAACAAGAGAATTCCtatcaaaaagaaagaaaacaagaataaaGCCACATTTCatacaaagaacaaatcaaagcaaagaaaaataaataagtaggtAAATAGAAGATTCAAGAGGCCTGTAACGATCAACATAAAGACGACTGCGCCGACTTGATTTTTTGGCATTATAATTACAACTACAAAAAAGAGCTTTCGGATTTTCACTCTTTTGTGTCTtcagataaaattgaatgaaaagatTAAGAAGTTTCAAACTTTCTATTCCATATCCGTTTCAGCTATTACTTGGTTGTTTTTGTTTGAGCTGTACGAGATGAAATTCTCATATACGGTTCTCGGGGGGGGTCCTCTTGGTTTACCTATCTCAATAAAGTCTATGATTGGTTCGAAGAGCGCCTCGAAATTCAGGCGATTGCAGATGATATAACTAGTAAATATGTTCCTCCTCatgttaacatattttattgtcTAGGAGGAATTACGCTTACTTGTTTTTTGGTACAAGTAGCTACAGGATTTGCTATGACTTTTTACTATCGTCCAACCGTTACTGAGGCTTTTGCTTCTGTTCAATACATAATGACTGAAGCTAACTTTGGTTGGTTAATCCGATCAGTTCATCGATGGTCGGCAAGTATGATGGTCTTAATGATGATCCTGCACGTATTTCGTGTCTATCTCACTGGTGGTTTTAAAAAACCTCGCGAATTAACTTGGGTTACAGGCGTGGTTCTGGGTGTGTTGACCGCATCTTTTGGCGTAACAGGTTATTCCTTACCTCGGGACCAAGTTGGTTATTGGGCAGTCAAAATCGTAACAGGCGTTCCGGACGCTATTCCGGTAATAGGATCGCCTTTGGTAGAGTTATTACGTGGAAGTGCTAGTGTGGGACAAGCCACTTTGACCCGTTTTTATAGTTTACACACTTTTGTATTACCCCTTCTTACTGCTGTATTTATGTTAATGCATTTCCTAATGATACGTAAGCAAGGCATTTCGGGTCCTTTATAGAGAATATAGACCATAGCTATATTGTAACCAATAATTTATCTTATTACTTGGGGGAGGAACAATAGTATTTCATTGCTACAAATATggattattgaaaaaaaaataagacatgTATTTGGATATTTCCTTTCAACTACAacaatattctattatttatttgatatgacATGAATAGTTGAAGGGAATTCCCCGAAGAAAATGGATTATGGGAGTGTGTGACTTGAACTATTGATTGGGCCGTGCAGAAATATGCCTTTATCTGCTACATTGGAATTCACAACCAAATGTGTCTTTGTTTCAACCACCGTGTAAGCCCCATACAAAGGATAGGCTGGTTCGCTTGAAGAGAATCTTTTCTATGATCAGACCTGACGATGTTGTGTATAAATAGGGCTCCGTAAGATCCAGTAGAATAAGTGATTTGGCATAATCCAAattagattttagtttttttttttactttcttatcttaatagtatgaAAATGCATTCATTTCTTCTGCATCGACCCGATTTAATTATACTATCGGAGTGAAACAAGGGATCTAAAGAAGAGCAAAGGCTAGACTATATTAGTAACAAGTAAATCCTTTGTATGTAAAAAATCTCGATATATTTTTGGGATAAAGGTGAATCGCAAGGCCTAAGACGACCCATAAAGCACTTGATCACGATCAACTTTGTACGCCTACTTGGGTATTGAGCATTTACCTGTAAAAATGAAATTCCTTGGAATGTATAATTGCAACTCCGTAAAATGGAATCGGGTACCTTTTTCTTACATATGGAACCATTCATATATGTGGGGATAAcatatagatttattttaaacatatagaatatagatttattttatagGTATCCGTTTGTATCCATTTGATTCGATTGACTTTTGCTTGAGCCGGATGATGAAAAATTATCATGTCCGGTTCCTTTGGGGGATGGATCTAGAAAAATTCACCTATCCTAATAACAAAAAAACCTGACTTGAACGATCCTGTATTAAGAGCTAAATTAGCTAAAGGTATGGGTCATAATTATTATGGGGAACCCGCATGGCCCAAtgatcttttatatatttttccagtAGTAATTCTCGGTACTATTGCTTGTAACGTGGGCTTAGCGGTTCTAGAACCTTCAATGATTGGTGAACCCGCGGATCCATTTGCAACTCCTTTGGAAATATTACCTGAATGGTATTTCTTTCCTGTATTTCAAATACTTCGTACAGTCCCTAACAAGTTATTGGGTGTTCTTTTAATGGTTTCAGTACCCGCGGGATTATTAACAGTACCGTTTTtggaaaatgttaataaattcCAAAATCCATTTCGTCGTCCAGTAGCGACAACCGTTTTTTTGATTGGTACTGCAGTAGCCCTTTGGTTGGGTATTGGAGCAACATTACCGATTGATAAATCCCTAACTTTAGgtcttttttaaattgaatcaattaaaaaaaaatatcatgatGTGCGTATCTAGGGAGTAGTCACTTCAAAGGCAAAGTGAATTCTCCCTAgatacatttattcaattctgGTCCGAATCTATGGATTGTGCTGAAGGTTCAAAATCCAttggattaaaaattttgataaatcaatttCGAAATGCTTTTTCTACTTCTTTTCTAGAATGCCCAATATTTGTTTTACATCTTCTATGCGAAagtgttcaattttcataaggtCTTCTCGACTGTTATTCAAAAGGTCCAATAATGTATGTATATTGGACTTTTTGAGACAATTATAGATCCTGGGAGGCAATTCTGATTGGTCAATAAAAATCGATTTCAAtgctatttcttttttcttttttgttagtTTAACTAATCTATCATGAAACGGAAAAAAAGGTAAAGTAACATCGTGTTGattgttttctaaatgtaaGTTTTCTTCTTCCGCATGtagaaaaggaataaataaatcaatcaaattgcGAGAGGCTTCATGAAGTGCTTCTTTCGGAGTTAAACTTCCATTTGTCCATATTTCTAGAAAAAGTATCTCCTGTTTTTCATTATCATTCCCATAACAATGAATACTATGATTCGCATTTCGAACAGGCATGAATACAGCATCTATAGGATAACTTCCGTCGTGAAAGTTCTTTGGCGTTTTTATACCGTATCCTCTATTTCTCTCGATTTGTAATCCAatacacaaatcaattggttcGGTTAGGCTGGCTACATGCTGTGTATTATCAACGATTTCCACAGAAGGTGGTAAGATGATGTCTTGAGCAGTTACATATCCGGGACCCTTGGCACAAATAAAGGCGTTACGAGTTCCATACAAATTCCCTCTCAATacaatttctttcaaattcattaaaatttcatggacTGATTCTTGAATACCTACTATGGTAGAATATTCGTGGGGTATTTTCTCAGATTTTGCACGTGTAATGCATGTTCCTTCTAGTTCTCCAAGCAAAGCTCTTCGCATCGCAATGCCTATTGTGTCGGCTTGGCCTTTCATAAGTGGAGACAGAATAAAGCGTCCATAATAAAGGCGCTTACTATCTGTTCTTGATTCAACACACTTCCACTGTCGTGTCCGAGTCGAAGTAGagacttttactttctctcgAACCatagtaatattattttatttgatcagatcattgaatcatttatttctcttgaaatcTCTTTAGTTTCTACACGTCTTTTTTAGGGGTCTACAGCCATTATGTGGCATAGGGGTTACATCCCGTACGAAACTTAATAGTATACCACTTCTACGAATAGCTCGTAATGCTGCATCTCTTCCGAGACCAGGACCCTTTATCATAACTTCTGCTCGTTGCATACCTTGGTCTACTACTGCTCGAATAGCATTTCCCGCTGCGGTTTGAGCAGCAAAAGGGGTCCCCCTTCTTGTACCCTTGAATCCACAAGTGCCGGCGGAGGACCAAGAGATTACCCGACCCCGTACATCTGTAACAGTAACAATGGTATTGTTGAAACTTGCTTGAACATGAATAACTCCTTTTGGTATTCTACGTGCACTTTTCCGTGCACTACTGCGCCCATTCCTACGTGAACCAACTTTTGGTATAGGTTTTgccatattttatcatttcataaaGATAAGTCAGAGATATATGGATATATCCATTTCATGTCAAAACAgatcttctatttttatttgtttatcgcTTTCTTTAAgattagtttcttttctttcaggAGTTCTTTTTGGAATAGAAAGATTATCCTTGTCTTTGTTTATGTCTCGGGTTAAAACAAATTACGATAATTCGTCCCCTCCTACGGATTAGGCgacatttttcacaaattttacgAACGGAAGCCCTTATTTTCATAGTTGTTATTCCTTAAATTTTTCCGAATTCGCTTATTGGAAGAAAATAAGTttcttgaaatttgaattgGATCCCCCCAAAAGGAATCTTGAAGTTGAAAAAACTACCTAATCGTTCGAATCCTTGTTGCGAAGTCTATAAATTATACGCCCCCCTGGTTGAATCATAAGCACTTACTTCACTTTTGTTGACTCTATCCCACGTTGGTAAAACTCTCCCGAAACATAACCTAAAATCAGTTCTTCATTATCTAAAGGAATCCGGGTGGGAGTGATTTACTAATTAAACCTTCATGAATccattttttgttcttttattccAGGTAAAACTTCCTTGACGTATCAACTACCGTAGGGCAGGAGGAGTTCTATTAGACAACccgtgcttttttttttttttttgcacaaaTGGAGAGTTTCGGATACAATTCGTATACCGGACAGATTACCATATATAACACAAAATTTCTCCACCGATTCCTTCTAGTCGAGCCTCCCGGTCTGTCATTATACCCCGAGAAGTAGAAAGAATTACAATCCCCATCCCGCCTAAAATCCTAGGAATTTGTTGATAGTTAGAATAGATTCGTAGACCTGGTCGACTGATCCGtcgtaaatttaaaatagttctATGTGGTCCTTTTCTATTCCTTCTATGTCGTAGggttaaaaccaaaaaatatttgttgCGTTCCCGATGTTTCCTTACGTTATCGATAAAACCTTCTCGTAAAAGTATTTTAACAATGTTTTCAGTGATGTTAGTAGATCCTATTTGAATCGTTCCTTTTCTATTCATATCAGCATTTCGTATAGAGGTTATTATGTCAGCAATAGTGTCCTTACCCATggtaaactaaaatttttgttgctCCCGAATTTTGATATAACCAAcgtggtctttttttttttttacttagtaaaGGTATATACGTGAGACACAATCTACTAATTAATCTATGCCATTTAAATACTCTAAATACTCTAACTATACTTGGGTCTCGTCTTATAATACCTCGGGAGCTAATGAAACTATTTTAGTGAAATTTAACTGTCTCAATTCCCGGGCGATCGCACCAAAAATTCGAGTTCCTTTTGGATTTCCTTCTTGATCAATGACAACGGCAGCATTGTCATCATATCGTATTATCATCCCGTTGTCGCGTTTGAGTTCTTTACGAGTACGTACAATTACAGCTCTGATCACTTCTGATCTTTCTAGAGGTGTATTTGGTACTGCTTCCTTGATCACAGCAACAATAACGTCACCAATATGAGCATATCGGCGATTACTAGCTCCTATGACTCGAATACACATCAATTCTCGGGCCCCGCTGTTATCTGCTACATTCAAATGGGTCTGAGGttgaatcatttttttaatctcttttttcAATGTAACAAAGGacgaagaaaaaaagaaatattgtttgtcaaaaaaaaaggaaactcgcaattgtttttttattcccAAGACAAGACTTCTTTCCTTTGGTTCTATATTCCTATcctgaaataatgaattgagtTTTTATAGGCATTTTTGACGCCGCTATTGAAATAGCCTTTCTGGCTATATTTTCGGCTACTCCGCTCATTTCATAAAGTATTCTGCCCGGTTTAACGACAGCTACCCAATACTCGGGAGATCCTTTCCCCGAACCCATACGTGTTTCTGTAGGTCTTACCGTAACGGGTTTGTCTGGAAATATACGTACCCATATTTTTCCACCACGGCGTACATTTCGTGTCATTGCGCGGCGCCCCGCTTCTATTTGTCTAGATGTAATCCAAGCGGGTTCAAGTGCTTGAAGAGCATATCTACCGAAACAAATCCGATTACCTCGATACGATATCCCCTTCATTCTTCCTCTATGTTGTTTACGAAATCGGGTTCTTTTGGGGTTATAGTTGATGGTTGTTGTTTATGAATTCCATCTCTACTACAGAACTGGACATGAGAGTTTCTTCTCATCCAGCTCCTCGCGaaaaaaaaaaatgactaaaaaaatatttaattcttaatctTAAGATATACAGGTAGTTAATGAATAATTGAATCTTGGGATTCTTTGCTTTGCGATTTTATCTgatctattagaaatttgtATATCTTGTTTGGATCTATTggatatatataagtataaggAATTAAACACGGATTCTATTTCTAGATAATGTCTTATCTTGGTTTTGTTATAATGTTATAACgaatctttattttgtttttatcatattcatatcaGATTCAGATCGACAAAAATtgaacaatcaaataaaattaaactcaaattttcgCGGGCGAATATTTACTCTTTTTCTAGTTCAGTTGTCGGGTTAACCCATGACCTCTCAGAAtcagaataaaaagaaatgcaGTGGTCTCTGGTTTGTTCCGCCATCCTCCCCGATAAATCATTAGGATTCGTTTTCAATAGAATCCTCCGCATTCACGGGTTCCGTCGTCCCCATCGCTCTCGATTAATGCTTAGGTCTGAATTCTCCAATGGAgccttaatttaatatttctatttatttaataaaataaaaataaaatttgttcttGAGTCAACCTTCTCAGTCTTTATTGACTTAAGTTAAGGCTCTTGATTTTTTCTTCAATGAACAGATATTCATCTAATTATTGATGAATCTCTATTGATGCTCTATTACATTGCTCTTTATGAGATGCTTCATAGACCTTACATATTGGAATCCTATGTCATTTCATTGCTATTTCtgtttctctctttctctcatcCTTCTATTTATCCACatactttttattttgcttCACAATTTCGATCTATTCATAATCAGATTGGTTTTGTCTTTTACTTAATGCAAAAAAAATTCAGTTGCTATAATGATATGACCAATATATCATATCTTGACTGATTCTTTGGATCCAGATAATCCGAAGCGATGAGTTGGTTATTAGTGCTATAGTTATTAGCTTATACTGTGGTCCGCCCATTTTTTTTGAATCCTAAGCCTAAAAACCCAACGAGTCGCACACTAAGCATAGCAATTATATCAAATgatcaatcaaatttttatttaacctTATAGAATTTAGAACTGCtcattttttgatttttatgttcaatcaaaaaatcaaagaatttgTCATTTTTTGTTCTATCGCAGAATAGAACGGAAAGACAAGTAGAGTCTTATTCTTATTATTCTTCgtctataaatatcaaattttgattcctAATACCCCATAGATAGTTCGAACTCTATAAGAGCAATACTCAATTTTCGCTCCAATGGTTTGTAGAGGAACCCTACCTTCTCGGATCCATTCGACACGTGCGATTTCTTTTCCGTCGATACGCCCTGCAATTTGTATTTGAATTCCTTTTGTATCCGCTTGCTCAGTTAATTCAATAGCCTTTTTCATTGCCTTTCGAAATGAAACTCGATTCTTTAATTGTCCGGCTATAAATTCGGCAAGAATATTAGGGTGCCCATAAGGATTTCCAATTCTTGTAATAGCAATGTTGAGTTTTCGGTTCATACAATTAAGTTCTTTTTGCACATTCATCTGTAGTTCTTCGAGTTTTCGTGGCttatcttcaattaataatttaggaAATCCCATATAGATTATCACCTGAATTAGATCCAGtcttttttgaatttctatACGTGCAATTCCCTCGACACCAGAAGATAGTCTCATATTTTTTTGTACATAATTCTTGATACagtctcttatttttttatcttcttgTAGACCCTCGGAATACTTTTCGGTTGTGCAAACCAAAGAGAATGATGACTTTGGGTTGTACCAAGTCTGAAACCAAGTGGATTTATTTTTTGTCCCATAATCCTCCACTACTATATATTAGGATATGTCATATTTGTGTTCTTATTTATCCCTTTTTTAGCCATCCTAGCCATCCGGTGTTTTTTGGTTTTGGGCGCAGCATATATCTGTCAAGTGGTTCAAATTCAAGATCTTTCAATGCAATAGTTATATGACAAGTGGGTCTTTTTATCAGATAACTCCGTCCTCGAGCTCGAGGTTTTAGTCTTTTCAGAGTAGTTCCCTCATTTACTGCGACTTGACTAATGATTAAACTCGCTTCATTGAAACCCCTATTGTGACGAGCATTTGCTGCTGCAgaataaaccaattttaaaatgGGATAACATGCTCGATAAGGCATGAGTTCTAGTATCATAAGTGTTTCTTCGTAGGAACGTCCACGAATCTGATCAATTATTCTTCGTGCTTTGTGAGCAGACATACATATATGTTGACCTAAAGCGTATACTTCGTCTGAAGTTGTATATGGGTTCCTCCTGTGTTTCTTTATCTTTATCATAAAGTTTACCTCTCACTAATGAATTCATTAattaatctctattttttttattataatttattataataatattaacgacgagatttattatcattttttgcGTGTCCGCGAAAATTTATAGTAGGTGCGAATTCTCCCAACTTATGTCCTACCATACGATCCGTTATATAAATGGGCAAATGTTCTTTTCCATTATGGATAGCGATAGTATGGCCGATCATTAATGGGTATAATGGTAGATGCTCTGGAccaagttattattatttctttttccgCTTTTGTATTAAGcctttcgattttttttaataaatgatttgctacaaaaggatttttttttagtgaacgcgccattttttttactttaaaaatatatttttttgtttttgtaaagaCGAAGAAAGAAATAATCTCTCCTATTTACTCCGTCGACGAAGAATCAAATTATCActatatttattcctttttctactTCTTCTTCCAAGTGCAGGATAACCCCAAGGGGTTGCGGGTTTTTCTACTAATTAGAGCCCTCCCTTCACCATCCCATGGGAACGGTCTACAGGGTTCATAACTACTCCTCTTACTACAGGACACTTACCTAGCCAACATTTAGATCCGACTCTACCCAAACTTTTCTGGTTCACCCCAACATTCCCCACCTGTCCGACTGTTGCTGAGCAGTTTTTGGATATCAAACGGACCTCCCCAGAAGGTAATTTTAATGTGGCCGATTTCCCCTCCTTTGCAATCAGTTTCGCAACAGCACCCGCTGCTCTAGCTAATTGTCCACCCCTTCCAAGTGTgatttctatgttatgtatggccgtgcctaagggcatatcgGTTGAAGTAGATTCTTCTTTTTGATCGATCAATCAAAACCCCTTCCCAAACTGTACAAGCTTCTTCCAAAGCATACGGCTTTCTGGATGTAGATGATGATATCTATACAGATGGATTCGTATAATTCTTATCGtataattcttatatatattgtaCAATGAAGTACCACATGAGTGGATATATAGGAATCCAAATCTGTCGAACCACTCATGTTATGATCTTCTACATCCTAGGTCTTCCCGTTCCGTCATCTGGCTTATGTTCTTCATGTAGCATTCAGACCGAATGACTCTATGAAATTACGTCGATACTTCCACATATTATGGGTAACGTAGGAGACATCTCTATTTTTCCCCCGGGGAATCTTTCGAATTACCACTGCTTAGCTTTCAATTCGCCTCTGACCATCAAATGAAATGTGAATAACCCGTCCTCCTCTCTTTGAAACAAGGGCGCTTCTGGTTCTGTCGGTGCTTGAAACAATTTTGTCTTCTCCATATTACTATATCTCTAGagtcaataattttatatgaggAACTACTGAACTCAATCACTTGCTGCCGTTACTCTTCAGTTTTCTGTTGAGGTCTATCCTGTAGAGGTACTCAAATTGGATCAGTGATCGATTTTTAGGTTTCGTCGTAAACCTAATTGGTTCCTTCCAATTACGTAAATCAATAGTTCAAACCGCACTCAAAGGTAGGGCATTTCCCATTTTTATAGGAACTTCTGTACCAGAAACAATGGTATCTCCAATTATAGCCCCTCTGGGATGTAAAATATATCTCTTCTCACCATCCCCATAGTGTATGAGACAAATGTATGCATTTCGATTAGGGTCGTATTCTATGGTTACGATTCTACCATATATGTCTTTTTCATTTCGTCGAAAATCAATTTTACGGTATAGACGCTTATGACCTCCCCCTCTATGCCTTGCGGTAATGATTCCTCTGGCATTACGACCTTTACCACAACGATGCTGTCCATAGATCAAATTATTTCGTGGATTGGATTTCACTTGACTGTCTACGGCTCCATTGCGTGTGCCCGGGGTAGAAGTTTTGTATAAATGTATCGCCATGCTATTAAGTATTTTGATTTAAGTTCTTTTCGTTCTAAGAGGTGGAATAGAATAACCCGGTTGAAGCGTAATGATCATACGCCTGTAATGCATTGTATGTCCCATAATAGGTCCCATTCTTCTACCCTTTCCGGGGAGTCGATGACTATTCATAGCTATTACCTTGACACCAAAGAAGAGTTCGACCCAATGCTTTATTTCTGTCCTAGTTGATCCTGATTCGACATTAGAAGTATATTGATTTTTCACCAATAACCGAATACTTTTGTCTGTAACTACTACATATTTGATTCCATCCATAAATCTATTTTCTTCCCTATGAGTTCGAGTCTCAATAAGAATGCTAGTTCTTACTGTTCATATGTTATGATATGAATATACCACACCAATTCGTTATGTATAGATGATGAGATTCCATTGATACAGAGCCAATTCCAATAGACTTATTGGAGGGTCCCATTGGCGTGCATCCAGTAGGAATTGAACCTACGAATTCGCCAATTATGAGTTGGGCGCTTTAACCATTCAGCCATGGATGCTTAGCAGGGATCCTCGTACATGGTGAATAACCAAATTcaattgaaatgaaatcttTAGGATAAATCAATGCAATTTAGGAGGAATCAATGAAAGGACATCAATTCAAATCCTGGATTTTCGAATTGAGAGAGATATTGAGAGAGATCAAGAATTCTCACTATTTCTTAGATTCATGGACCCAATTCAATTCAGTGGGATCTTTCATTCACATTTTTTTCCACCAAGAACGTTTTATAAAACTCTTGGACCCCAATTTGGAGTATCCTACTTTCACGCAATTCACAGGGTTCAACAAGCAATCGATATTTCACGATCAAGGGTGTAGTACTATTTGTAGTAGCGGTCCTTATATATCGTATTAACAATCGAAATATGGTCGAAAGAAAAAATCTCTATTTGACAGGGCTTCTTCCTATACCTATGAATTCCATTGGACCCAGAAATGATACATTGGAAGAATCTTTTGGGTCTTCAATATCAATAGGTTGATTGTTTCGCTCCTGTATcttccaaaaggaaaaaagatcTCTGAGAGCTGTTTCCTGGATCCGAAAGAGAGTACTTGGGTTCTCCCAATAACTAAAAAGTGTATCATGCCTGAATCTAACCGGGGTTCGCGGGGGTGGAGGAACTGGATCGGAAAAAGAGGATTCTAGTTGTAAGATATCTAATGAAACCGTCGCTGGAATTGAGATCTCATTCAAAGAAAGATATCAAATATCTGGAGtttcttttgtatattatatGGATGATTCGATCCGCAAGGACCATGATTGGGAATTGTTTGATCGTCTTTCTCCGAGTAAGAGGCGAAACATAATCAACTTGAACTCAGGACAGCTATTCGAAATCTTAGTGAAAGACTGGATTTGTTATCTCATGTTTGCTTTTCGTGAAAAATACCAATTGAAGTGGAGGTTTCTTCAAACAACAAGGAGCTGGGTCAACTATTCAATCAAATGATATTGAGCATGTTTCCCATCTCTTCTCGAGAGGCAAGTGGGctatttctttgcaaaattgTGCTCAATTTCATATGTGGCAATTCCGCCAAGATCTCTTCGTTAGTTGGGGGAAGAATCCACACGAATCGGATTTTTTGAGGAACATATCGAGAGAGAATTGGATTTGGTTAGACAATGTATGGTTGGTAAACAGGGATCGATTTTTTAGCAAGGTACGGAATGTATCgtcaaatattcaatatgattcCACAAGATCTAGTTTCGTTCAAGTAACGGATTCTCGCCAATTGAAAGGATCTTCTGATCAATCCAGAGATCGTTTCGATTCCATTAGTAATGAGGATTCGGAATATCACATTGATCAATCAAAGAGATTCAACAACTAAAGAAAGATCGATTCTTTGGGATCCTTCCTTTCTTCAAACGGAACGAACGGAGATAGAATCAGACCGATTCCCTAAGTGCCTTTCTGGATATTCCTCAATGTCCCGGCTATTCACGGAACGTGAGAAGCGGATGAATAATCATCTGCTTCCGGAAGAAATCGAAGAATTTCTTGGGAATCCTACAAGATCCATTCGTTCTTTTTTCTCTGATAGATGGTCAGAACTTCATCTGGGTTCGAACCCTACTGAGAGGTCCACTAGAGATCAGAAATTGTTGAAGAAAGAACAAGATGTTTCTTTTGTCCCTTCAGGCGAtcggaaaataaagaaatagttaatatattCAAGATAATTACGTATTTACAAAATACCGTCTCAattcatcctatttcatcagATCCGGGATGTGATATGGTTCCGAAGGATGAACTGGGCAGTTCAATAAGATTTCATTCTTGAACAAAATccatttttgatttatttcatctATTCCATGACCAGAACAGGAGGGATACACGTTACACCACGATTTTGAATcagaagagatttcaagaaatgGCAGATCTATTCACTCTATCAATAACCGAGCCGGATCTGGTGTATTATAAGGGATTTGCCTTTTCTATTGATTCCTACGGATTGGATCAAAAACAATTCTTGAATGAGGTATTCAAC
The window above is part of the Gossypium raimondii isolate GPD5lz unplaced genomic scaffold, ASM2569854v1 Contig00324, whole genome shotgun sequence genome. Proteins encoded here:
- the LOC128038867 gene encoding 50S ribosomal protein L14, chloroplastic, whose product is MIQPQTHLNVADNSGARELMCIRVIGASNRRYAHIGDVIVAVIKEAVPNTPLERSEVIRAVIVRTRKELKRDNGMIIRYDDNAAVVIDQEGNPKGTRIFGAIARELRQLNFTKIVSLAPEVL
- the LOC128038868 gene encoding 30S ribosomal protein S11, chloroplastic-like; translated protein: MAKPIPKVGSRRNGRSSARKSARRIPKGVIHVQASFNNTIVTVTDVRGRVISWSSAGTCGFKGTRRGTPFAAQTAAGNAIRAVVDQGMQRAEVMIKGPGLGRDAALRAIRRSGILLSFVRDVTPMPHNGCRPLKKTCRN
- the LOC128038866 gene encoding 50S ribosomal protein L2, chloroplastic-like, which codes for MAIHLYKTSTPGTRNGAVDSQVKSNPRNNLIYGQHRCGKGRNARGIITARHRGGGHKRLYRKIDFRRNEKDIYGRIVTIEYDPNRNAYICLIHYGDGEKRYILHPRGAIIGDTIVSGTEVPIKMGNALPLSAV
- the LOC128038862 gene encoding DNA-directed RNA polymerase subunit alpha — encoded protein: MVREKVKVSTSTRTRQWKCVESRTDSKRLYYGRFILSPLMKGQADTIGIAMRRALLGELEGTCITRAKSEKIPHEYSTIVGIQESVHEILMNLKEIVLRGNLYGTRNAFICAKGPGYVTAQDIILPPSVEIVDNTQHVASLTEPIDLCIGLQIERNRGYGIKTPKNFHDGSYPIDAVFMPVRNANHSIHCYGNDNEKQEILFLEIWTNGSLTPKEALHEASRNLIDLFIPFLHAEEENLHLENNQHDVTLPFFPFHDRLVKLTKKKKEIALKSIFIDQSELPPRIYNCLKKSNIHTLLDLLNNSREDLMKIEHFRIEDVKQILGILEKK
- the LOC128038864 gene encoding LOW QUALITY PROTEIN: cytochrome b6-like (The sequence of the model RefSeq protein was modified relative to this genomic sequence to represent the inferred CDS: inserted 1 base in 1 codon), producing the protein MKFSYTVLGGGPLGXTYLNKVYDWFEERLEIQAIADDITSKYVPPHVNIFYCLGGITLTCFLVQVATGFAMTFYYRPTVTEAFASVQYIMTEANFGWLIRSVHRWSASMMVLMMILHVFRVYLTGGFKKPRELTWVTGVVLGVLTASFGVTGYSLPRDQVGYWAVKIVTGVPDAIPVIGSPLVELLRGSASVGQATLTRFYSLHTFVLPLLTAVFMLMHFLMIRKQGISGPL